Within Crassostrea angulata isolate pt1a10 chromosome 2, ASM2561291v2, whole genome shotgun sequence, the genomic segment TGCTTCGTTATATAACATGCATGAACTATTTCAGAAATGCCAGAATGTAATATACGAGTCAATGTTTGTTTCGAGAAAGGCTTTTGAATCTCAAAGTTTTCTACGCCTCAACAAACACTGTTTGTGTGAATTGGTTAAATCTGATAGACTGCCTTTGGATGAAAAAACGATATTTGACTCATTGCTACGTTGGGCAAACGCAAGATGTAGTACCGAAAAAGAGAAAGTTGATCCTTTGGAATTGCGTCAGATATTAGGAGATCTTTTGTTTCACATACGATTTCCTGTAATGTCATTTGCGTCATTTAACAAAGACATAGTTCCAATGAAGGTATTGTCTGACGACGAAATAAATGAGATCTCTGGTCTTATTAATGGACGTAGCATAAAAACTTCccgttttaaaaagaaagaaagaaacatTGTTATGAAAATATGCCGAATTCTCGATAAAAGTGCACCATTGGGTGAATGGATTATAAATGGAGGAGAGGATGCTATTGATTTTGAAGCAAACAAGGCATTCCAGCTACACGGAATTTTACTGTTCGGTAGTTCAGGTTCTTATACATACGTTGTAGAAGTTCGAATCTCATCTATATCAGACGGTAACCGCTCTTTGTTACACATTCCTCAAATTACAGTTACAGGGAAGGATCAAATATTTGAAGTAAAATTTGACAAACCATGCCAAATTAATCCAAAGGGGAGATATCAAATTTCTGTTAGAATGAAAGGCCCGACAAGTTTTTGTGGCGATTTTTGTGAATCTTGCACTGATGGTGATTTTATAATTCGATTCTTCAATAGTTCATACACAGGAAATGGGACATGTCCATCCTTCGGACAAATACCTGGACTCTTGTGTTTTATTCctaaatgacaaattaaaaaaaatgttcgtgCAGTTTGAATGCAATCATTTTTTTCTGGTACACCtgttaatcattttcaaatacaAGTTTGAAGTTTTTATATTCCGCATTGAGAGGTTAcgattgttaattaaaatgccCTTAAAACATAATGGTAGACAAGGGCACCGAGAATCACAGTACAGTTAATgtggtcaataaaaatatcggagaatttttgttataaaaacacgcatacTTTAGTTCAAGGGGCAtgtccttttttaaaattaacaagcattctgacAGTCTTACATAAGcgatacacgtcccctaccggtttgtattattatatgaaagcttcgaagcatacatctatttcaaaactatcataaacgagatgttatgcagaatataatttcttaccgtcttctgtaccccgaattaACATACCATCTCGATAACTAACCCAAAACCCCAGTCGATTAAATTAACAACACAATCCTTGAAACTTTTtaacagaacttatttgtttgttagacacaataaaaggaatggtaaaAGTAATGCACAATATCATTACTGACTACAtgctttcctcgtttattcaaaacacaccgaacccgataacgaacccgaacatctcgaaaatatgtcaaccagacgttacaaaagtgtaaacttgatcagtagtttgacattttgaagctgttcagcaaattttatattattcctcaaacgcataaagaaaaaagagtGGAAAACTGAagagggacagacagacggacggactgacggacgcagaggaaagctatagtctcCTCccgtgaaaccggtaggggactaaaaatTGTCAGTAATATGTATATTTagtataaaataaatgcaataaGAAAATGTCTGCTCTAGAACTGcgtaaaataaatgcaaaaagaAATCTTCTCATTTAGAAcagaaaataagaaataatatcttttaaaacaataaatgggtcatatcaaaatgattttaacaTATTCTTAAGTAGCCGGTTGAATTTATTGTCTTACGAATTAGTCAGATATTAAATTTCttgataatttgtttaattacCGTGTATTGTTCAAACTTGCAGGGTAATTCTATATGAGAGTACGTACACACTtgcatggtaaaaaaaaataaaaataaaaaatggagagaaaactGGTTCATCTTTTATCAAGTTTGATAATAGCTAAGAAGGTTTTTACATAGAAACcgatataaattaaaaaaaaaaaatgcgagACATGCACGCATACCATTAAGATATTATCTCTTTACCGACATTATTGCGAAATGAAATGTATACTTCTAGtcgtatattataattaaaatcatgtgctatatatattttttaaaaaaattttacacCTAATCGGTTTTGTCAGTAAATCtaaacatatataaaagcaaaataagtTAAATCCTTAATTCTCCTTGACATGAAGGCGCATAAGGCTGGTGCTTATCCCCGGTTTCCGTGGTGCTAAGCGGATGAAAGTCATCGAATACCCATGGATGGGGCACCAGTCCATCGCAGGTTAACATCCAGTCGGTACCAAATTTTAACTGGTAGTGTTTCTTGTTTCCGTGCGAAACACACAACATCAAGTGACCACAGCGGGGTTTCAACCAGCAACTTTTTGGTGAGTGGCCTAACGCCCATGACCACTGAGCCATGGGCTCCACTAGACATACATTACTTTGTAAATGagattaataaatataattatgtaagcACTTAAGTAGCGATTTTAATGAGGTTCATAAGTTATGTGCCTATCAATTTTCCATTGGACTATTTTTGTGAAGCAACgtagaatttaaaattgaaaatttgtgcTGGTTACGGGCCACCGTACCAAAGAACTGCAAACATCCGGGATTGACCTATATACTgggtttgtttacgttttattCTATTCCATTACTTACACATCGTCAAAACGTGTTTTctattttcatgttgaatttagTATACTCGCGTAActaattgtattttttctcattttttggCAACTGACAttcaatgctttaaattttaatacttgTAATGTTATGTAGGGAATGATCGCATCATGTCATCAATGGTAAACAATGGTAAAGTTGTTTGAGAAACATCTTGTTCAGCTGttcttcaaatatattttattcttacCATTGCATGAATACTTGGAgtggtttaaattttaaatctcgATTTATGTGGTACATCTATACCGTAATATTTAAACTTTCGttttaaattttcgaaaaagaCGCTACGGGCACCTATTCGGGGCATATTTTGTGTTCTCGTTTAAATACCTTGATTGACAACGCATGCACTTTCTGGGACCGACCATCGGTTCtagctttatttttttccctattttactacagttattgccgagaccAAAAAGCATGCCACAGCCATTATTCTCCAACATAACACGAACGTCATCGATTAATTAATTATCAGatcataaatacatatattagtTTCGCACTGAGCATGAACGTAAAAAATTAAACCATGCCATGCCTTAGTTCCTGTCAAAAGAATGTGTATTGTTTCAAACGTTTCTTTCCAAAAGCTCTATGCACCTGCTTTAAGAACCTCGATCCTTATGACCTTTGCACTGCGGGTTTTTACATACACAATAACGTGTAGCACACTTattaattattgaattattATGATGATtcttaaatatgttataaatgaGGTTAGAGTATTTAATATCcatcaaaaaaatatatgcacgCCGTCTGTATTTTATTCAAACCGACAGCCGGTGATGGATAAACATGTAAACTATTATACTAACATCCCAAAAGTTAGCAACTTCTCTTCTTTTCGCTATATTTCAGGGACATGtcgcatgtttttcaattttcggattttttaaaataaaataattctatactcattatattaaaaataaagttaaaaatcgtttttataaaattatctgGCTAATTCATGAGTTTGAAAGCGATGAAATTAAAATGTCgcgatatgcatattttctctcGATATCTACACTTCATTATGTGTGACGCCATATGCGACCTCGAGCAAGAAGGTGCTGTTAGCCATCTTTGTAATTGGATTAGATTTAAACGACAATTAAACGATCGCGAATTATCACTTATTTAATTGCCGATAACGGGACATGATGGGGAATAGGGAATCAttatttgagtattatgaggtgataattttggtcgggtcgtgatcaaatccaataaaggcctaagggctttatgatagatttgatcacgctccgaccgaaattataacatcataatattcaaagaatgattccttattacttatatttataaaattttaagccatcggacgattacgattaaatatttaaatataaatacgcAAACCCCACTGGAGCCTCAATTTGGCGCCAATTGAAATTAttggttatatagtacaaaatcgatacgtagtgttatcacaggcaaagacactataaaatgtaaatatatttacttaGTTAACCGTTCTGGTTACACGAAACAGCTGTCTAATTGACATAGATCGTATATCTGTAATAGAAACGGTGAGTGGAAAATCGGAGCTgttagtaaaataaatttaaagtttttgtcaTCGTGACTATTGCAGAATAATCTTTTTGATTTCgaaatgttttaaacatataATGTAAAAGCCTTCGCTAACGCCTTGGCTTTTATACTTCAAGACAACATTTCTCGATGTAGGAGATTTTTCTGCAACAATGACAAACAATCGTGCtttgttcttttatttttttcaacaaacgGTTTGTCATGCTTTAGATAACAATTCTGGTTGTTCCTTTgtgtgaaaaattaaaaaaaaaatgacaataaccaaCTGTCAAcgatctcaaaaatccataatttTAATAATGCCTATTTCTTTTCATATGTTCGATTCaccattttttataatacaaaGACCCACTAGAAGTCGCATACATCAAACGCAGTTTTAATGGATAAATTTAAGCAAGTTGTACATGTTCTTaaattatattgacattttaaatTGAACATTGATACGccgattttgttttgtttgtttgtttttctttttgtttgtttgtggggtttttttgtgtttttttttttttggggggggggggcgggtaATAGATTGAATGCGGCTGCATTATAAGCTTGTAATGTTTACACttaatatttgtttgaatttgtattttctttatAGGATGGATCATCATGAAGTAATCAAACTAAATGGCGGGTGTGTCGCATGGAGATTGGCGTGCTGAGAAGAGTGTTGTTGAGTGCAATAGATATATGCTATCTAAAGAactgtattgtgacgtcatattcaAAGTCGGCGATACATTGATCAAAGCACACAAGTGCATCCTTGCAAGTAGAAGTTCTGTGTTTGAAGCCATGTTATTTGGACATCTTCCGGAAACTGGTGACGTCATATGTATAGATGATGAATTTATAGATGCCAGTTTATTTAAAGCCCTCTTAGGGTAGGTATGACATAATCCACTATGAATAATATAACAAAAGTAAACAGAGTTCggattaaaattttactttggaatatatttattctttaaagaATTGTGATCCATTTTTTGTATCAATAATATCTATGTCATTAACAGAAtcttgagtattttttaaacaagataattCGTTCATTGAAGAATGggataatttcataatttaaaaaaaagggggggggggggggggggctttatttgagaataaaaaaaaaaatcatattatttatgaCTTGCATTTATTTCTAAGCTGATAATTAGTAAAATATACAATTGGAAATGTAACAAATGTCATGCATGCATTACTGTTACAGTGAAATTTATTAATTCTAAGTATCATTATTAAACATTCAAGATAaactctgaaaaaaataattgttgacatGTTCACAAAATGGATTAATTTttgtattgaaataaatatgtataatattaacGCAGCTTTTTAAGCAAAACAATCTGCATTGAGGATATTAAGTtagaaaatacaaagaaaagtagaatattatgataaaaaaaaattaataaaccaTGTTTTACAGAGTCTGCATTATTTGTTATTCTTCTCTAGGTTTATTTATTGCGGAGAGGCGGAAATCAACGAGAATACAGTTGTTGAGACTTTGTATGTGGCGGACAAGTACTGTGTTACCGAACTCGTTAAACACTGCCACGCTTTTCTCGAGGCCAATATTTCCGAAAGCACACTATTTGTAATTATACAAAGTGCTGAGCTATTTAACAATTCAAAGTTACTTTCAATGTGTGTGAACTTCATTACTGAGTCGAAGTCGATTTCAAGAAAGATATTTGAGTCCCCAAGTCTGTTTTCAATGAGCAGAGAGTTCTTGACTTGTTTGATTAAATCTGatggattatttttaaaagaaaagacgATCTATGACAAAGTGATGCTTTGGGCGGAACATGGGTGTGAAAAGGAGGGGAAAGACAAAAACGACCCAGCAGAAATTCGTCGGAAATTAGGTGACCTTCTGTTTCAGATACGATTTCCATTATTTTCCTTAGAGACATTTTGGAGGGACATAGCACCGAAGGAAATTTTGTCTGCCGAAGAAAAAATGGAGATATCGAGGCTCAATGTCGGGGAAAACTTACCAAATTCGAAGTTTAACCGGAATAAACGAGGAAATCTTGCAGATATCTTGCGAGTGAAGGAAACAAGTAAAACATGTGATTGGGCTGCAAATGGACAGGAGGACTGCATTGATTTTGAAGTTGATAAAACGGTCGAGCTATGCGGTATTCTCTTGTACGGTAGTTCAAAAACTCCTTACACGTATGTTGTTGAGGTCCGAATTTCTTCTGTAACTAGTAACAActgtttattacatgtacctccAATGACGCTAGAAGACAGTAAACCGATATTTCCCATAAAATTCCACAAGCCATGCGAAATTCGCGCCAACGAGAGATACAAAATTTGCGTGAAAATGAAAGGTCCGAAAAGTTTCAGTGGAGACTTCTATGACCACGTCAAACATAGTGATATTTCAATTCAGTTTTTTGGCAGCTCCTACACAGGAAATGGAACATGTCCAGAGTATGGGCAAATACCGGGACTTCTGTGTGCCGTAAACGTTATAAATCCGTGAattgcaaaataatttaatttgaaataaactatttaatttattattacagatgaacatatcaaaataaaaattgagaCAGACTTACCTTATAAGGAAGCTAATTATTTTGTGTGTGCCATGGAAGTTATGAATCTTTGAATTGCCATTAATTTATggaatatttaattatatattcacATGTCCATTAT encodes:
- the LOC128172293 gene encoding BTB/POZ domain-containing protein 3-like, encoding MAHSTREDWQAGKSVTECNKYMFLNQLYCDVTFRVGIEEIKAHKYVLASRSNVFEAMLFGPLSETSDVIPIPDIEPGIFNAMLRFLYFEEAEINEDSVTGILSVADMYGITELVNKCQTFLETQITEDSINYILELASLYNMHELFQKCQNVIYESMFVSRKAFESQSFLRLNKHCLCELVKSDRLPLDEKTIFDSLLRWANARCSTEKEKVDPLELRQILGDLLFHIRFPVMSFASFNKDIVPMKVLSDDEINEISGLINGRSIKTSRFKKKERNIVMKICRILDKSAPLGEWIINGGEDAIDFEANKAFQLHGILLFGSSGSYTYVVEVRISSISDGNRSLLHIPQITVTGKDQIFEVKFDKPCQINPKGRYQISVRMKGPTSFCGDFCESCTDGDFIIRFFNSSYTGNGTCPSFGQIPGLLCFIPK
- the LOC128173663 gene encoding BTB/POZ domain-containing protein 6-like isoform X2, producing MAGVSHGDWRAEKSVVECNRYMLSKELYCDVIFKVGDTLIKAHKCILASRSSVFEAMLFGHLPETGDVICIDDEFIDASLFKALLGFIYCGEAEINENTVVETLYVADKYCVTELVKHCHAFLEANISESTLFVIIQSAELFNNSKLLSMCVNFITESKSISRKIFESPSLFSMSREFLTCLIKSDGLFLKEKTIYDKVMLWAEHGCEKEGKDKNDPAEIRRKLGDLLFQIRFPLFSLETFWRDIAPKEILSAEEKMEISRLNVGENLPNSKFNRNKRGNLADILRVKETSKTCDWAANGQEDCIDFEVDKTVELCAWIEFMNSQYWVGKDLATWHGAELICSNIGANLVEIESTEEDDFIQSLVFNLTESVWLGATDIAEEGTWLSAEKNTTLTYENWYPGQPNNNDGNQNCLSLYEPFNHTWCDEDCSELYQYICERKAF
- the LOC128173663 gene encoding BTB/POZ domain-containing protein 6-like isoform X1; protein product: MAGVSHGDWRAEKSVVECNRYMLSKELYCDVIFKVGDTLIKAHKCILASRSSVFEAMLFGHLPETGDVICIDDEFIDASLFKALLGFIYCGEAEINENTVVETLYVADKYCVTELVKHCHAFLEANISESTLFVIIQSAELFNNSKLLSMCVNFITESKSISRKIFESPSLFSMSREFLTCLIKSDGLFLKEKTIYDKVMLWAEHGCEKEGKDKNDPAEIRRKLGDLLFQIRFPLFSLETFWRDIAPKEILSAEEKMEISRLNVGENLPNSKFNRNKRGNLADILRVKETSKTCDWAANGQEDCIDFEVDKTVELCGILLYGSSKTPYTYVVEVRISSVTSNNCLLHVPPMTLEDSKPIFPIKFHKPCEIRANERYKICVKMKGPKSFSGDFYDHVKHSDISIQFFGSSYTGNGTCPEYGQIPGLLCAVNVINP